The following proteins are co-located in the Leptospira selangorensis genome:
- a CDS encoding adenylate/guanylate cyclase domain-containing protein, with product MEALPQNAWPIISSDPTDFQYFWYQFPFAVPGLTTFVVGFLLFVAGMIRARKEGSQALLISFAISCLAFGTLGLLLGLRAVILDKSFLLSVNTLLYPIVLLFTPMSGHILHHILGKKYKILSWMNWLNWGAVIFALSGIVLNRAFTGDFIHYPFGKYPVSTFFLKPWGIIGVSTYFLIGVPCILHFLKHNSLKNKKTLVLGQNLLIILAASNLPSFIGIPFFPGGNFSFIPMLILAYGVFRSDFLNLSDFLFNKNALFYFLNAIIALLFLGISGAFVYLISPDELAKSQNIQWLFIPLVSTLAVFWLGIIVGGTNPASPLNQIAAFSLYIYGAQLISVLSINIISDPIIGLRVTQVCYMIFFLAPSIHIRFAYLALKKPLPKYFPIFDALVFLLSVAALSPWLFVGYYEFAWGRILASGPVVQGFGVVGFIGILAVLSEWFSAFRKKESDFLGNLAVLFLIVGSIMLLLNLPATQGFHIYPLGNLSIIPTGILAYGVLRNSTRLEAQQAFRISHRISLLSLSLIPLFSFLLFPFLSKSSPIDSRILYILLICFPILLLGYQLAFFLTRPISSELDILLHRLDRAREEAENSKNEAEVLTELAKKINSTSDLTEILQFVKDHISLRFGEDSILALFTINDAQQSLVLYHLTSNADSDIKDKIADLKIPLALEGGVLARTSKKQKPIYLAEIKPEWLDASPYDAILVRTFNLESVLHVPLIVQGKTLGVLSVTWSKVQFLAQKDLKEIASLGDQIAGAVQNAILLQETKDSAEEIEELNRFARILNSSLDLDQVFQSAFDYIVDHSTVDTIWLLLKDKENGVLRTYSGNSAMPGLTEKEMQYFRDLEIPLNETGGSIYHTYSEKVPLYIDDIRSEQGFTNLLNGSTVNFSKIDLRIAKNCHLYSMFQIPLILNHEVIGILNLTAFEKKIGLSVKAREKIMRICEQITTALHNASLYDQIKNLFTEAETSREKADSLLLNILPSEIAEELKEKGEVRPILYESATILFTDFKGFTQIAETLSPSDLIRELDSCFTQFDEIVHRYKLEKLKTIGDSYMCVGGIPAKNRTHAIDACLAALELQAFMNQMQSIKKQLGLPYWQMRIGIHTGPVIGGVIGKKKFAFDVWGDAVNTASRLESGGEVGKVNISQNTFELVDDFFKTEYRGTVPVKNKGYMAMYFLEGLREEYSLTDGKVPNRVFHEKYHSFY from the coding sequence ATGGAAGCTTTACCACAGAACGCTTGGCCAATCATCTCTTCGGATCCTACTGATTTTCAGTATTTTTGGTACCAATTCCCTTTTGCAGTTCCAGGGCTCACTACCTTTGTCGTAGGTTTTTTGTTATTTGTCGCAGGTATGATAAGAGCTCGAAAAGAAGGTTCTCAAGCTCTTTTAATTAGTTTTGCAATTAGCTGCCTTGCCTTCGGAACTCTCGGGCTTCTTTTGGGACTAAGAGCGGTTATTTTGGATAAGAGTTTTTTATTATCCGTTAATACGCTCTTGTACCCGATCGTTCTTTTATTCACTCCTATGAGTGGTCATATTCTACATCATATCCTAGGAAAAAAATATAAGATCCTTTCTTGGATGAACTGGTTGAATTGGGGAGCAGTCATATTTGCATTGTCCGGCATCGTTTTAAATCGGGCCTTTACTGGAGATTTTATACATTATCCGTTCGGAAAATATCCTGTATCCACTTTCTTCTTAAAACCTTGGGGAATCATAGGAGTATCTACTTACTTTCTCATTGGTGTTCCATGTATTCTTCATTTTCTAAAACATAATTCTTTAAAAAATAAAAAAACACTTGTACTCGGACAAAACCTCCTTATCATTCTGGCTGCATCCAATCTACCTAGTTTTATAGGAATCCCTTTCTTTCCGGGCGGTAATTTTTCTTTTATTCCTATGCTTATTCTTGCATACGGAGTATTTCGATCAGACTTTCTGAACTTGAGTGATTTCTTATTTAATAAAAATGCTTTATTCTATTTTTTGAATGCGATAATCGCACTCTTATTTTTGGGAATATCAGGAGCATTTGTTTATCTTATTTCTCCGGATGAACTTGCTAAATCCCAGAACATACAATGGCTTTTTATTCCACTAGTCTCTACTTTGGCGGTTTTCTGGTTAGGGATTATTGTAGGAGGAACAAACCCTGCTTCCCCTCTAAATCAGATCGCGGCATTTTCCCTTTATATCTATGGAGCACAATTGATCTCTGTGCTTTCTATCAATATAATTTCGGATCCTATAATAGGTCTTAGAGTCACTCAAGTCTGTTATATGATCTTTTTTCTTGCACCTTCTATTCATATACGTTTTGCGTATCTTGCCTTAAAGAAACCGTTGCCAAAATATTTTCCGATCTTCGATGCGCTTGTGTTTTTATTAAGTGTCGCCGCACTCTCGCCTTGGTTGTTCGTGGGATATTACGAATTCGCTTGGGGAAGGATACTTGCATCCGGACCGGTTGTACAAGGATTTGGAGTAGTCGGTTTTATCGGGATCCTAGCGGTTTTGTCGGAATGGTTCTCCGCATTCAGGAAGAAAGAATCCGATTTTTTAGGAAATTTGGCGGTTCTATTCTTAATTGTAGGAAGTATTATGCTTCTTTTAAATTTGCCCGCAACACAAGGATTTCATATCTATCCACTTGGAAATTTAAGTATTATACCGACTGGAATATTAGCCTACGGAGTTCTGCGGAATTCTACAAGACTGGAAGCTCAACAGGCTTTTAGGATAAGTCACAGGATCTCTTTATTATCCCTTTCCTTGATCCCGTTATTTTCATTTCTTCTTTTTCCTTTTTTGTCTAAAAGTAGTCCGATAGATTCAAGAATACTTTATATTCTTTTAATATGCTTTCCAATCCTTCTTCTGGGATATCAACTTGCCTTCTTTTTGACGAGACCAATTTCGTCGGAGCTGGATATTCTATTACATAGATTGGATCGGGCAAGAGAAGAGGCTGAAAATTCTAAAAACGAAGCGGAAGTGCTGACCGAACTTGCTAAGAAGATCAATTCAACGAGCGATCTGACCGAAATTTTACAATTTGTTAAGGATCATATTTCTTTAAGATTCGGAGAAGATTCCATACTCGCTCTATTTACGATCAATGATGCTCAGCAATCATTGGTATTGTATCACCTGACTTCAAACGCGGATTCGGATATTAAGGATAAGATAGCCGATCTTAAGATCCCATTAGCGTTAGAAGGAGGAGTTCTTGCAAGGACCTCGAAAAAACAAAAGCCGATCTATTTGGCGGAAATTAAACCTGAGTGGCTGGATGCTTCTCCGTATGATGCGATACTAGTTCGAACGTTTAATTTGGAATCCGTTCTTCATGTTCCTCTGATCGTACAAGGAAAAACGCTTGGAGTTCTTTCTGTAACCTGGTCAAAAGTCCAATTTTTAGCTCAGAAAGATCTAAAGGAGATCGCGTCTTTGGGAGATCAGATTGCAGGCGCAGTTCAAAACGCGATTCTATTGCAGGAAACAAAAGATTCTGCGGAAGAAATAGAAGAGTTGAATCGATTCGCAAGAATTCTGAATTCTTCTTTGGATCTTGATCAAGTATTTCAGTCAGCATTCGATTATATCGTCGATCATAGTACTGTTGATACTATATGGTTATTGCTAAAGGATAAGGAAAACGGAGTGTTAAGGACTTATTCCGGCAATTCCGCAATGCCTGGACTTACCGAAAAGGAAATGCAATATTTTCGTGATCTGGAAATTCCTTTGAATGAAACGGGAGGAAGTATCTATCATACTTATTCGGAAAAAGTTCCATTATATATAGATGATATACGATCGGAACAAGGTTTTACGAATTTACTCAATGGAAGTACGGTGAACTTTTCTAAAATCGATCTCAGGATCGCAAAAAACTGCCATCTGTATTCTATGTTCCAAATTCCTCTCATATTAAACCATGAGGTGATAGGTATTCTTAATCTAACCGCTTTCGAAAAGAAGATAGGTTTAAGCGTTAAGGCGAGGGAGAAGATAATGCGGATCTGCGAACAGATTACTACTGCATTGCATAATGCTTCCTTGTACGACCAGATCAAAAATCTTTTTACGGAAGCGGAGACCTCTCGTGAAAAAGCGGATTCATTACTTCTGAATATTCTTCCTTCGGAGATTGCTGAGGAATTAAAGGAAAAGGGAGAAGTTCGACCTATCTTGTACGAATCTGCTACGATTCTATTTACCGATTTTAAAGGATTTACACAAATTGCGGAGACACTCTCTCCATCAGATCTGATCCGAGAATTGGATAGTTGTTTTACTCAATTCGATGAAATAGTACATCGTTATAAATTAGAAAAATTGAAAACGATCGGGGATTCCTATATGTGCGTGGGTGGGATCCCTGCAAAAAATAGAACTCACGCGATCGATGCTTGTTTGGCCGCTTTGGAATTGCAGGCGTTCATGAATCAAATGCAATCGATTAAGAAACAATTGGGATTACCATATTGGCAGATGAGGATAGGTATTCATACGGGTCCGGTCATCGGAGGTGTGATCGGAAAGAAAAAATTCGCATTCGATGTATGGGGAGATGCGGTTAACACAGCCTCACGTTTGGAGTCCGGAGGAGAAGTGGGTAAGGTCAATATCTCCCAGAATACTTTCGAATTAGTAGACGATTT
- a CDS encoding VOC family protein: MKKFLIVLFSILFFIIIWWILTPSPHEYKRIPNSEFSFETVIFRSPDPKRLADFYKNVFKAKETENESDWALGDPLSSVISLRSPDYQEEGPIFTILKSEKSNHGTSAANDLGYAHICFETDNVPGLIQTIQKNGGHIDSRFEDLQKVPAIYGRDPDGNIFEIHIPFPTPLSPSNIFRSLNSLIRTRFKLDPPEIDKIRFLHVNINSRDWTRTLSFYSKILETNATGFERDYKGKFIEDLTGLTGIEVKGCHLPLPGYEDGGPTFEIFTYNHFSERGPLDKSDIGRIAVGLRVFDLRSSIKKILQEGGTLLDEKDNTAILKDPEGNLILVSQKNLTSKKPIYEN; the protein is encoded by the coding sequence ATGAAGAAGTTTCTGATCGTTCTATTCTCCATACTTTTTTTCATTATAATCTGGTGGATTTTAACTCCTTCTCCCCATGAATACAAAAGAATCCCAAATTCAGAATTTTCGTTTGAGACCGTAATTTTCAGGAGCCCAGATCCGAAACGTCTTGCTGATTTTTACAAGAACGTATTCAAAGCAAAAGAAACTGAAAATGAGTCTGACTGGGCCCTCGGAGATCCACTCTCTTCTGTCATTAGTCTCAGAAGTCCTGATTACCAAGAAGAAGGACCAATATTTACGATATTAAAATCTGAGAAATCGAATCACGGAACATCTGCTGCAAACGATCTGGGTTACGCTCATATCTGTTTTGAAACGGATAATGTTCCCGGTCTTATCCAAACAATCCAAAAGAACGGAGGACATATTGATAGCCGTTTCGAGGATTTGCAAAAAGTGCCTGCAATCTATGGAAGGGATCCGGATGGAAATATATTTGAGATCCATATTCCATTCCCAACTCCTCTTAGTCCGAGCAATATCTTTCGTAGTTTAAATTCATTAATAAGAACTCGTTTTAAACTGGATCCGCCGGAAATCGATAAGATCAGATTCCTTCACGTAAATATAAATTCCAGAGATTGGACCAGGACTCTTTCATTTTATAGTAAGATATTGGAAACAAATGCCACCGGTTTCGAACGGGATTATAAGGGAAAATTTATAGAAGATCTGACGGGACTTACCGGAATAGAAGTAAAAGGCTGCCATCTTCCTCTACCCGGTTACGAGGACGGTGGACCCACATTCGAGATATTCACTTACAATCATTTCAGTGAAAGAGGCCCATTAGATAAATCTGATATAGGAAGAATTGCAGTAGGACTCCGAGTATTCGATTTACGATCATCTATAAAAAAAATACTCCAAGAAGGCGGGACCTTATTAGATGAAAAAGATAATACCGCAATACTCAAAGATCCAGAAGGTAATCTTATACTTGTATCCCAAAAAAATCTAACTTCTAAAAAACCAATCTATGAAAATTAA
- a CDS encoding alcohol dehydrogenase catalytic domain-containing protein, which yields MKINLPQKMKAVRQIGPLPENSISDPKEILKVLELTELDLPKPGPGQVLIKVNRGSMNPNDLYHIKGVYSSTLNYPYPRGVGFEGAGTVVANGGGIVGRMRLGKRVAFYTKNGLFAEYVLADALKLIVLPNDVEFQEAASSVANPITGIGMARWAKASGSKYFFITAAAGAVARMTMRAASKYGLKSIAIVRREEQKEICKEEGASYVLNQSDPDFEKQLTELCKEVNCRCGFDCIGGDMPLTLIRSMPQGSTLCMYGYFNTGPMLFQPQKLFNGWKIQFFETEYYINSLSLPSRFLLSREVIRNVNGIFRPKIQRQFPMDQIQDAYAYYSQNMTDGKIQILCESTMRQG from the coding sequence ATGAAAATTAATCTTCCCCAAAAAATGAAAGCGGTCCGCCAGATCGGTCCCTTACCTGAAAACTCGATCTCGGATCCAAAAGAAATATTAAAAGTTCTTGAATTGACTGAATTAGATCTTCCGAAACCGGGACCAGGCCAAGTTCTCATAAAAGTCAATCGAGGCTCTATGAATCCGAACGATCTTTATCATATTAAAGGTGTATATAGTTCTACCTTGAATTATCCATATCCAAGAGGAGTAGGATTCGAAGGAGCGGGAACAGTAGTCGCGAACGGGGGCGGAATCGTTGGAAGAATGAGGCTTGGGAAAAGAGTCGCCTTCTATACGAAGAACGGGCTCTTCGCAGAATACGTTTTAGCTGATGCACTGAAATTAATCGTATTACCTAATGATGTTGAATTCCAAGAAGCGGCATCTTCCGTAGCGAATCCTATCACTGGTATCGGGATGGCGAGATGGGCCAAGGCTTCCGGTTCTAAATATTTCTTTATTACTGCGGCAGCAGGAGCAGTCGCCAGAATGACGATGAGAGCTGCGAGTAAATATGGATTAAAGAGTATCGCCATTGTACGCAGAGAGGAACAAAAAGAAATCTGCAAAGAAGAAGGTGCTTCCTACGTATTAAACCAATCCGATCCTGATTTTGAAAAACAATTAACGGAACTTTGTAAAGAAGTCAATTGCAGATGCGGTTTCGATTGTATCGGAGGGGATATGCCTTTGACACTTATCCGCTCCATGCCCCAAGGTTCCACCTTATGTATGTACGGGTATTTCAATACAGGACCTATGCTATTCCAGCCCCAAAAACTATTCAACGGCTGGAAGATACAATTCTTCGAAACGGAATACTATATCAATTCCCTATCCCTCCCCTCAAGATTTCTATTATCTAGAGAAGTCATCCGAAATGTAAACGGGATCTTCCGACCTAAAATCCAACGTCAATTTCCTATGGATCAGATACAGGATGCTTATGCGTATTACAGCCAGAATATGACGGATGGGAAGATACAGATCCTCTGCGAATCGACAATGCGCCAGGGATAG
- a CDS encoding 7TM diverse intracellular signaling domain-containing protein, giving the protein MWRSNYKACLLILLLSMSACKSSNQAEKEADCRNETLQIRTSLSGERDPNLQSAQTFEDLNQPYIDLGYTDRTIWIKLQSKPFAAEKKCYMVLEWPTLTNVDFFLETDAGNWNLYGQAGAVLERSKWKVAWLDYPSIPLLRNKEILVRINTRSLVRIPFFILSEEEVRNKTNDRTMYTSFYAGFMLAICLFSLFFFFTLNDQIYLWYGGYIFFVTMNFSLMYSSAPRILLSETPYWLNHGFFFSQALTLFFGVAFFREFVDLRSYYPRFDKIAIAILIFAALSSIASVLSDWNQLFSGVFSLIYMIWIPAFLIVTIRMLIQGQKHLLTFVITWGTFYSAAFVYILWITRVLQPNPIYFYLPVWALPLEVIFFAASIYERYKSIDSRRKILEIEMKTAVDRLSEFSLKPEKSQTSDGKTSKYIRSKIHNTNVNAILGEIERLFTQEMIFKEENLSLATLATRLELNPHQLSEICNTQLNTTFPRLLSYYRIQHSIHLLKEKSEWNILEIAYESGFGSKAAFNAEFKRITGQTPKQFRIFELT; this is encoded by the coding sequence ATGTGGAGATCCAATTATAAAGCATGTTTATTGATCCTGCTTCTTTCGATGAGCGCTTGTAAGTCCTCAAACCAAGCGGAGAAGGAAGCAGATTGTAGAAATGAGACTCTACAGATTAGAACAAGCCTTAGCGGGGAAAGAGATCCGAATCTACAATCTGCTCAAACTTTTGAGGATCTAAACCAGCCATATATTGATCTTGGATATACCGATCGTACTATTTGGATCAAACTGCAGAGTAAACCTTTTGCTGCGGAAAAAAAATGTTATATGGTCTTAGAATGGCCTACTCTTACCAATGTTGACTTCTTCTTAGAAACAGATGCTGGTAATTGGAACCTGTATGGTCAGGCAGGAGCAGTTTTAGAAAGAAGCAAATGGAAAGTTGCTTGGTTGGATTATCCGAGTATTCCACTTCTTCGAAACAAAGAAATATTAGTACGGATCAATACTCGTTCATTAGTTCGTATTCCTTTTTTTATCTTATCCGAAGAAGAAGTCAGAAACAAAACCAATGACCGCACCATGTACACCTCCTTTTATGCGGGGTTCATGCTCGCGATATGTTTGTTTTCTTTATTTTTCTTTTTTACCCTCAACGACCAAATCTATCTTTGGTATGGAGGTTATATATTTTTTGTAACAATGAACTTTAGCCTAATGTATTCTTCCGCACCTAGGATTCTCTTGTCAGAAACTCCTTATTGGCTCAATCATGGATTCTTCTTCAGTCAGGCACTCACCTTATTCTTCGGAGTTGCATTCTTTAGGGAATTTGTGGATTTGAGATCCTATTATCCTCGTTTTGATAAAATTGCGATCGCCATACTTATTTTTGCTGCGTTAAGTTCAATTGCTTCTGTGCTTTCGGATTGGAACCAATTATTTTCCGGAGTATTCTCCCTGATTTATATGATTTGGATCCCAGCTTTTTTGATCGTTACGATTAGAATGTTGATTCAGGGACAAAAACATCTTTTAACATTCGTTATCACTTGGGGTACGTTTTATTCGGCAGCATTCGTATATATATTATGGATCACGCGAGTACTTCAGCCTAATCCTATTTACTTTTATTTACCGGTTTGGGCACTTCCTTTGGAAGTTATATTTTTTGCGGCGAGTATCTACGAGCGATACAAAAGTATAGATTCAAGAAGAAAAATATTAGAAATCGAAATGAAGACTGCAGTGGATCGGTTATCTGAATTTTCTCTGAAGCCAGAAAAATCCCAAACATCGGACGGAAAAACTTCTAAATACATCAGAAGTAAGATCCACAATACAAATGTAAATGCAATACTGGGAGAAATCGAAAGATTATTTACGCAAGAAATGATATTCAAGGAAGAGAATCTTTCCTTAGCGACTCTCGCTACGAGGTTGGAGTTAAATCCTCACCAACTTTCGGAAATATGTAATACTCAATTAAACACGACATTCCCGAGACTATTATCCTATTATAGAATACAACATTCAATCCATCTTCTAAAAGAAAAATCCGAATGGAATATTTTAGAAATTGCTTATGAATCCGGATTTGGCTCCAAGGCTGCGTTTAACGCCGAATTCAAACGGATCACTGGACAAACTCCCAAACAATTCAGAATCTTCGAATTAACTTAA
- a CDS encoding glycoside hydrolase family 5 protein, with protein sequence MFNRRKMKIFSSVLVVFAILASCSPETDQAYLPFSLPKSAKSTYNSVRAFLVTTNPPVVPLSTNGRYIVDSNNNRFKLKAVNWYGASDTRQVVGGLDKQPISHIISLIQEWGFNSVRLPFSNLMLHDANIVPNEYVAANPQFFGKTALQIYDETVAALTAAGIVVVLNNHTTFSEWCCGFDYNGQWYHTGSSFAYNQTPEMWKADWVFLVNRYKNNKLVAAADLRNEVRTQRFNDTHLPNSPNWGWNNIDDWRKVAGEAGNDILRANPDMVIVVEGINWWGAIPILGSGERPHLKPVRDLQVHIRNVNKLVYAAHNYGFIGPKHNGDDATSGGNIKYKDMDLNTFRNTITDEWGYVTDPDAVTTAPVWVSEFGASPGETNPADREWLKRLVDYLIEKDLDFAFWPLNGEDEWGLVTSDWSQTKRGNWRDEHMDRLLASNGKTGAVAYVDHLTKIGFNGVDDNVSTIDNDWLSGANKGTCPDGERLLGLSRDQRALCSDTKYGKLWHADRAINVQAVYETGTRYHGTGDWAGGFTKYECPNDYYVAGATKHSWGTSGILCAHSKVPLANSCRTIWFDRGDSRSSQRGGDWAPGSYKGQCADTEYVAGVAQRDGGGAALLCCSSPLSGELPLVYKAKNLSHRTGFAEGDAWVVTTADHWADHIIYGPYDRGRWGTGNKRAVFRMLVDVTNANNDKIVTIDVYDGQEVLARRDVYRNEFVGPGQYTNFSLDFNIAPDKADRPMEVRAWWFDTSYVKTENVTIQNR encoded by the coding sequence ATGTTTAACAGAAGGAAAATGAAAATTTTTAGTTCTGTTTTGGTGGTCTTTGCTATCCTAGCAAGTTGCTCCCCTGAAACGGACCAAGCGTATCTACCTTTCTCGCTTCCAAAATCGGCAAAGTCCACGTACAACTCCGTGAGAGCTTTTTTAGTAACTACCAATCCTCCGGTCGTTCCTCTGAGCACAAACGGTAGATATATCGTAGATTCTAATAATAACCGTTTCAAATTGAAAGCGGTGAATTGGTATGGAGCAAGTGATACTCGTCAGGTAGTGGGAGGCTTGGACAAGCAGCCTATCTCTCATATTATTTCTTTGATCCAGGAATGGGGTTTTAACTCGGTTCGTTTGCCTTTTTCCAATCTAATGCTTCATGATGCAAATATCGTTCCGAACGAATATGTGGCAGCTAACCCGCAATTTTTCGGTAAAACGGCATTACAGATCTATGATGAAACTGTTGCCGCTTTGACTGCTGCAGGGATCGTAGTGGTTCTAAATAACCATACTACTTTCTCCGAATGGTGCTGTGGATTCGACTATAACGGTCAATGGTATCATACAGGATCTTCCTTCGCTTATAACCAAACTCCTGAAATGTGGAAAGCGGATTGGGTCTTCTTAGTAAATCGTTATAAGAATAATAAGTTAGTCGCTGCTGCGGATCTTAGAAACGAAGTGCGCACCCAACGTTTTAACGATACTCATCTACCTAATAGCCCTAACTGGGGTTGGAATAATATAGACGATTGGCGTAAGGTCGCAGGTGAAGCAGGAAATGATATCTTACGTGCAAACCCGGATATGGTTATTGTTGTAGAAGGTATCAACTGGTGGGGAGCGATCCCGATCTTAGGTTCAGGAGAACGTCCTCACCTAAAACCTGTTAGAGATCTTCAAGTTCATATTCGTAATGTGAATAAACTTGTTTATGCAGCTCATAACTACGGATTTATCGGACCTAAACATAACGGTGACGATGCAACGTCAGGCGGAAATATCAAATACAAGGACATGGATTTAAATACATTCCGAAACACTATCACAGACGAATGGGGTTACGTTACTGATCCTGACGCAGTTACTACTGCTCCTGTTTGGGTAAGTGAATTCGGTGCTTCTCCAGGAGAAACAAATCCTGCTGATAGAGAGTGGCTCAAAAGACTCGTGGATTATTTAATCGAGAAGGATCTTGATTTCGCATTCTGGCCTCTAAACGGAGAAGATGAATGGGGACTTGTAACTTCCGATTGGTCTCAAACCAAAAGAGGTAACTGGCGTGATGAACATATGGATCGCCTTCTTGCATCCAATGGTAAGACCGGAGCTGTTGCATATGTAGATCATTTGACCAAGATCGGATTTAACGGTGTAGATGATAACGTAAGTACGATCGATAACGATTGGCTATCAGGTGCAAACAAAGGAACCTGTCCAGATGGGGAACGTCTATTGGGTTTAAGCCGTGACCAAAGAGCACTTTGTAGTGATACAAAATACGGAAAACTTTGGCATGCTGACCGCGCGATTAACGTACAAGCCGTTTATGAGACTGGTACTCGTTACCATGGCACTGGAGATTGGGCAGGCGGATTTACAAAATACGAATGTCCTAACGACTACTATGTTGCAGGAGCGACTAAACACTCCTGGGGAACTAGTGGTATCCTTTGTGCGCACAGTAAGGTCCCTCTTGCTAACTCTTGCCGCACTATCTGGTTCGACAGAGGAGATAGCCGTTCTTCTCAACGTGGAGGAGACTGGGCTCCAGGTTCTTATAAAGGACAATGTGCTGATACTGAATATGTAGCCGGGGTCGCTCAAAGAGACGGAGGAGGAGCTGCACTACTTTGTTGTTCTTCTCCATTGAGCGGAGAATTACCTTTAGTATATAAGGCAAAAAATCTTTCTCACCGTACCGGATTCGCAGAAGGTGATGCTTGGGTAGTAACTACGGCTGATCATTGGGCGGATCATATTATCTATGGCCCTTATGACAGAGGTCGTTGGGGAACCGGTAACAAACGAGCTGTATTCCGTATGTTAGTAGATGTTACTAACGCGAATAACGATAAGATTGTGACCATAGATGTTTATGATGGCCAAGAAGTATTGGCAAGAAGAGATGTCTACAGAAACGAGTTTGTTGGTCCAGGCCAATATACTAACTTCT